The genomic window ACGGTGGCATCGTCATCCCGGCGACCGCGGCGATGGGGCGCCGGTTGGCCTGGGCGACCGCGGTGGCGGTCGGCCCGCACGTGCGCTCGGTCGAGGTCGGTGACCGGGTGCTGTTCGACCCGGACGAGAAGTCCGAGGTCGAGCTGCAGGGCAACGACTATGTGCTGATGCGCGAACGCGACGTGCACGCGGTCGCCGCCTCCCGCGTCGAGTCCGAGGGCACCGGCCTGTATCTCTAATGGTGGTGGGGCTGGTAGCCCTGGTGATGCCCACCGCCGTAATAGCCGAACTGCTGGCTCTGCGGGGGCGAACCCCACGGCATCGTCGAGCCCGGGCGCGCGTTCTGCAGGATGTACTGCCGCCGGGCGTCCACGGTGGCGAGCAGCTGCCGCTCCTCGTCCGCGAACTCGCGGTTCGTGATGCCCCGGGCCAGTGAGTCCCGGGTGATCGCCAGCTTCGTCGCCGCGAACTGGTAGTCGGCCATCGCCTTGGCGCCGATGCTGCCGGCGATCTGCCTGGCCCAGCTGCGTCCGGCCCGGCGGCTCTGCATGGTGGCCAGCGCGGCGATCTCCTGCGGCGTGAACCAGCCCGACTCGGCGTAGATCGGCAGCACCCGGCCGACGACCTTGGCCTCCCGTCCGCGCAGCACGATCGCCAGCGTGACCATCACGATCAGGATCGGCAGCATGATCAGCGTGTACCCGGTC from Cryptosporangium phraense includes these protein-coding regions:
- a CDS encoding GroES family chaperonin codes for the protein MSTEVNGLPIHLLHDRVLVKLEGKPGERKSNGGIVIPATAAMGRRLAWATAVAVGPHVRSVEVGDRVLFDPDEKSEVELQGNDYVLMRERDVHAVAASRVESEGTGLYL